A part of Synechococcus sp. KORDI-49 genomic DNA contains:
- a CDS encoding beta-ketoacyl synthase produces MPKPPERIAVVGWGSLSPLGEDADSTWAAVCARQSGIQTIQETWAEDLNVRIAGRVAETAFADLEPLLRRRADRCAQLALLAGRQAWAMAEHNRRGLDPTRIAVVLGTGIGGLATMHEQHSQLSAGGPSRVNPLTVPMLIPDAAAGQVAIDLGLQGGAHTPVSACASGAEALMLAQWLLQDDRADLVLAGGSEAPVNRLGLVGFSAMRALSLRNEAPEQASRPYGQTRDGFVLSEGAGVLALMRQSDVPAGDALGWLLASGSSSDAHHIVAPEPQGLQASRAIEEALQRADCKPDDLCAVQAHATGTSLGDLAEARALRRSLGSAADHLPVYAPKGQLGHLLGGAGAVETILALQSLRAGMVPCSMNADPLDPEVELAVTGSGPVALPDTDRERLLLKNAFGFGGHNISLVLAAPPQPSARA; encoded by the coding sequence ATGCCGAAACCGCCTGAGCGCATTGCCGTGGTCGGCTGGGGGTCGCTGTCCCCCCTTGGTGAGGACGCCGACAGCACCTGGGCCGCGGTCTGCGCTCGGCAGTCCGGCATCCAGACCATCCAGGAGACCTGGGCCGAGGATCTGAACGTCCGCATCGCCGGCCGTGTGGCCGAAACCGCTTTCGCGGACCTGGAACCCCTGCTAAGGCGTCGCGCCGATCGCTGCGCCCAACTGGCCCTGCTGGCCGGCCGGCAAGCCTGGGCAATGGCGGAGCACAACCGCCGTGGCCTTGATCCAACCCGCATCGCTGTGGTGCTCGGCACCGGCATCGGCGGGCTGGCCACCATGCACGAGCAGCATTCCCAGCTCAGTGCAGGAGGGCCCAGCCGGGTGAATCCACTCACGGTGCCGATGCTGATCCCCGATGCGGCAGCCGGCCAGGTGGCCATCGACCTCGGTCTGCAGGGCGGCGCCCACACCCCCGTTTCCGCCTGTGCCTCCGGCGCCGAAGCCCTAATGCTGGCGCAATGGTTGCTGCAGGACGACCGCGCCGATCTGGTGCTGGCCGGGGGCAGCGAAGCGCCCGTGAACCGTCTCGGTCTGGTGGGCTTTTCGGCCATGCGCGCCCTCTCCCTTCGCAATGAGGCGCCGGAGCAGGCCTCCCGCCCCTACGGCCAGACGCGCGACGGTTTCGTGCTGTCGGAAGGGGCCGGCGTGCTGGCTCTGATGCGTCAGTCGGATGTGCCAGCCGGCGACGCCCTCGGCTGGCTGCTGGCCAGCGGCAGCAGCAGCGATGCGCACCACATCGTCGCCCCCGAGCCCCAGGGGCTGCAGGCCAGCCGGGCGATCGAGGAGGCCCTTCAGCGTGCTGACTGCAAGCCGGATGATCTCTGTGCCGTGCAGGCCCACGCCACAGGCACCAGCCTCGGCGATCTGGCCGAGGCCCGTGCCCTGCGCCGCAGCCTCGGCTCCGCCGCCGATCACCTGCCGGTGTATGCCCCCAAAGGGCAGCTGGGCCATCTGCTGGGGGGCGCTGGCGCCGTTGAGACGATCCTGGCGCTGCAGTCCCTGCGGGCCGGGATGGTTCCCTGCAGCATGAACGCCGATCCCCTCGATCCCGAGGTGGAGCTCGCGGTGACGGGGAGCGGACCGGTTGCCCTGCCCGACACCGACCGTGAACGTCTGCTGCTCAAGAACGCCTTCGGCTTCGGCGGCCACAACATCAGCCTGGTGCTGGCTGCACCGCCTCAGCCCAGCGCCCGGGCGTAG
- a CDS encoding cytidylyltransferase domain-containing protein yields MTAAAAALALIPARGGSKGIPGKNLQEVEGVPLVGRSVQAALASTRVSRVVVSTDDDAIAAAARSHGAEVVRRPEHLAGDTASSESALLHALEQLSTAGPLPPRLVFLQCTSPFTSGEQIDQVLAALDAPAVNSSFAVAPWHGFLWRGDGRGINHDPQQPRQRRQDLEPAYLETGAIYAMDTAAFRAVGSRFCPPWQPVVLEHPGPEIDTPADLALCRALAQAAPR; encoded by the coding sequence ATGACGGCCGCTGCCGCTGCCCTGGCTCTGATTCCCGCCCGCGGCGGGTCGAAAGGCATCCCCGGCAAGAACCTGCAGGAGGTGGAGGGCGTTCCGCTGGTGGGCCGCAGCGTTCAGGCGGCTCTGGCCAGCACCCGGGTGAGCCGGGTGGTGGTCAGCACCGACGACGACGCCATTGCCGCCGCGGCCCGCAGCCATGGAGCGGAGGTGGTGCGGCGTCCCGAGCATCTGGCCGGAGACACCGCCAGTTCCGAGTCGGCCCTGCTGCATGCCCTGGAGCAGCTCTCCACGGCAGGTCCGCTGCCTCCGCGGCTGGTGTTTCTGCAATGCACCTCGCCGTTCACCAGCGGCGAGCAGATCGATCAGGTGCTGGCGGCCCTGGATGCACCAGCGGTGAACAGCAGCTTTGCCGTCGCCCCCTGGCACGGCTTCCTGTGGCGGGGCGATGGCCGTGGCATCAACCATGACCCGCAGCAACCCCGCCAACGCCGCCAGGACCTGGAGCCCGCCTATCTGGAAACCGGAGCGATCTACGCCATGGACACGGCGGCCTTCCGCGCCGTCGGCAGCCGGTTCTGCCCCCCCTGGCAGCCGGTTGTGCTCGAGCATCCCGGCCCGGAGATCGACACACCCGCCGATCTGGCGCTCTGCCGCGCACTGGCTCAGGCGGCACCACGGTAA
- a CDS encoding 1-acyl-sn-glycerol-3-phosphate acyltransferase, which translates to MQVRIDGPVLLLMGPIGLFFARFCSYLRGCGIPVTKVAFPLREFGFPSEVRVPYDGDMEGWRPFLRQLLTERGIRHIFMYGDFIIPHRIAIEEARALGVEAWVFELGYLRPNYVTLERDRVNARSNLNRPVDFYRDLPPADRLPGGIMLDPGWRWRKVWKAPTFIQHAFTRYPIIEGEHKLQPSPGFLWCQLRGSWRYWLYRWQERALKRRLLEHLSFFLAVLQVSSDSQIQMGSPYRGMHDFIEDVIRSFAGHAHASDHLAFKHHPRDRGYNSYATLIALLARRYGVSGRVHYFHDGPLSRYLRTCRGVITVNSTVGLQALFHAVPTKTMGDTFYNLDGLTDQKPLDDFWRDPQPSERPLFWRFYKHLVMTTQVNGNFDGEFPFRITFPIGPEARRLEPLPQLPPLRPARPANPLVIPARVMARLGWASLGFVLYGLQLPALLLGRPKWAAQLMTWASEVALRALGVQVVVDDSQRSEEPQVPLVHIFNHRSPCDGLVIQGVLKLPGMTTAQLHLKWVLPGYGAAARNAGSVVLDHRQPQSRMQGMLQASTLLREHGQIMLAPNGSLVTPIEARVSPSAWMLARHYGGRVVPWVFRYDGMEEALGARYRPWRLLLSRLTAPLGTIHCQRGRSSDLVLPDDPRDRDGFTRVVQTYYARALG; encoded by the coding sequence GTGCAGGTGCGCATAGACGGCCCGGTGCTGCTGCTGATGGGGCCGATCGGCCTGTTCTTCGCCCGCTTCTGTAGCTACCTGCGGGGCTGCGGCATTCCGGTCACCAAGGTGGCGTTTCCGCTGCGGGAATTCGGCTTCCCTTCCGAGGTGCGGGTGCCTTACGACGGCGACATGGAGGGCTGGCGACCGTTCCTGCGCCAGCTGCTGACGGAACGCGGCATCCGCCACATCTTCATGTACGGGGATTTCATCATTCCCCACCGGATCGCCATCGAGGAGGCCCGCGCCCTGGGGGTGGAAGCCTGGGTGTTCGAACTCGGGTACCTGCGCCCCAATTACGTGACCCTGGAACGGGATCGCGTCAATGCCCGCTCCAATCTCAACCGCCCGGTGGACTTCTACCGGGATCTGCCGCCGGCGGACCGACTGCCCGGCGGGATCATGCTGGATCCCGGCTGGCGCTGGCGGAAGGTCTGGAAGGCACCCACCTTCATCCAGCACGCCTTCACCCGTTACCCGATCATCGAGGGGGAGCACAAGCTGCAGCCTTCACCGGGGTTCCTGTGGTGCCAGCTACGCGGCAGCTGGCGCTACTGGCTGTACCGCTGGCAGGAGCGGGCGCTGAAGCGCCGACTGCTGGAGCATCTGTCGTTCTTCCTGGCGGTGCTGCAGGTCTCCAGCGATTCCCAGATCCAGATGGGATCGCCTTACCGGGGCATGCACGACTTCATCGAGGACGTGATCCGCTCCTTCGCCGGTCATGCCCACGCGTCGGATCACCTGGCCTTCAAGCACCATCCGCGGGACCGCGGATACAACAGCTACGCCACCCTGATCGCCCTGCTGGCACGCCGCTACGGCGTCAGTGGCCGGGTGCACTACTTCCACGACGGACCCTTGAGCCGTTACCTGCGCACCTGTCGCGGTGTGATCACCGTGAACAGCACCGTGGGGCTGCAGGCTCTGTTCCATGCCGTGCCCACCAAGACGATGGGCGACACCTTCTACAACCTCGACGGCCTGACGGATCAGAAACCGCTGGATGACTTCTGGCGCGATCCGCAGCCCAGCGAGCGGCCCCTGTTCTGGCGTTTCTACAAACACCTGGTGATGACGACCCAGGTGAACGGCAACTTCGATGGGGAGTTCCCCTTCCGCATCACCTTCCCGATCGGACCGGAGGCGCGGCGGTTGGAGCCATTGCCGCAGCTGCCGCCGCTGCGGCCGGCGCGACCCGCCAATCCCCTGGTGATTCCGGCGCGGGTGATGGCCAGGCTGGGCTGGGCATCCCTGGGTTTTGTGCTCTACGGCCTGCAGCTGCCGGCGTTGCTGCTGGGTCGTCCCAAGTGGGCGGCGCAGCTGATGACCTGGGCCTCCGAAGTGGCGCTGAGGGCGCTCGGGGTGCAGGTGGTGGTGGACGACAGCCAGCGCAGCGAGGAGCCGCAGGTGCCGTTGGTGCACATCTTCAACCACCGCAGCCCCTGCGATGGCCTGGTGATTCAGGGGGTGCTGAAGCTGCCGGGGATGACCACGGCCCAACTGCATCTCAAGTGGGTGCTGCCCGGTTACGGAGCGGCGGCCCGCAACGCCGGCTCGGTGGTGCTGGACCACCGCCAACCCCAGTCGCGCATGCAGGGGATGCTGCAGGCCTCCACCCTGCTGCGGGAGCACGGCCAGATCATGCTGGCTCCCAACGGTTCCCTGGTGACGCCGATCGAAGCGCGGGTGTCTCCCAGCGCCTGGATGCTGGCGCGTCACTACGGCGGCCGGGTGGTGCCCTGGGTGTTCCGCTACGACGGCATGGAGGAGGCCCTGGGGGCGCGCTACCGGCCCTGGCGGCTGTTGCTCAGCCGGCTCACGGCGCCGCTGGGGACGATTCACTGCCAGCGCGGGCGGTCCAGTGATCTGGTGCTTCCGGATGATCCCAGGGATCGCGATGGGTTCACCCGCGTGGTGCAGACCTACTACGCCCGGGCGCTGGGCTGA
- a CDS encoding capsular polysaccharide biosynthesis protein → MNDRLGVPETGMLAHRTLPALMAPAQLLPGRSRDVDALLAWGRRPSARRVERLAQRRGLPVWHLEDGLLRSLAKGRRHPPLCLLVDDLGVHFDATAPSRLEQRIAASLSAEQRDRARVVQLLWCTQRLSKLNPPRESPAPEQPFVLVVDQSAGDLSIPLGLAGPQSFQQMLRAALADHPDCTVVVKVHPDVIQGRARGHFSPDALQHPRIRLCADGWHPAALLERAEAVYVVTSQMGFEALLWGRPVHCFGMPFYAGWGLTQDRLRPPERRTARPGLEALVHAALIAGSRCLDPHSLQPAPIEDLMRAIGLQRRLQSQPAARLEAFGFTPWKQRNLRRFLAGSTLRFRLPRARPGRWAEAVAVWGRRARPRLLAAVEARGLPLLQVEDGFLRSVGLGAELIDPISWVVDQSGIYYDATSPSDLEAVLATGHWTEPQLSRAAALRQRLVAEAITKYNLSDAPWQRPAAAQRVVLVVGQVETDASIRFGAPELRSNLALLQAVRQAEPEAYLVYKPHPDVVAGLCRAGAGEDQSRSYCDAVLTGGSIQQLFSQVDALHVLTSLAGFEALLRGLEVHCWGLPFYAGWGLTQDRLACSRRGRLLPLDALVHAALIAYPRYVSRRSGWFIEPEQAIDELLAWRDGPPPRQTLVQALFRHWGRLRRR, encoded by the coding sequence ATGAACGACCGGCTGGGGGTTCCAGAGACCGGGATGCTGGCGCATCGGACGCTGCCGGCCCTCATGGCTCCGGCGCAGCTGCTGCCGGGGCGGAGCCGGGATGTGGACGCGCTGCTGGCCTGGGGGCGGCGGCCCAGCGCCAGGCGTGTGGAGCGGCTCGCCCAGCGTCGTGGCCTGCCGGTCTGGCATCTGGAGGACGGTCTGCTGCGGTCGCTGGCCAAAGGGCGTCGCCATCCACCGCTCTGCCTGCTGGTGGATGATCTGGGGGTGCATTTCGATGCCACCGCCCCGAGCCGTCTGGAGCAGCGGATCGCTGCATCGCTCAGCGCCGAGCAGCGCGACCGGGCCCGGGTGGTGCAGCTGCTGTGGTGCACCCAGCGGTTGAGCAAGTTGAATCCGCCACGGGAGTCGCCGGCTCCGGAGCAGCCCTTTGTGCTGGTGGTGGATCAGTCCGCAGGGGATCTCTCGATCCCTCTGGGACTGGCGGGACCGCAGAGTTTCCAGCAGATGCTCCGGGCGGCCCTGGCGGACCATCCCGATTGCACCGTGGTGGTGAAGGTGCACCCGGATGTGATCCAGGGCCGGGCCCGTGGTCATTTCAGCCCTGACGCTCTGCAGCATCCGCGCATTCGTCTCTGCGCCGATGGGTGGCACCCCGCCGCCCTGCTGGAGCGTGCCGAGGCGGTGTATGTCGTGACCTCCCAGATGGGCTTTGAGGCGTTGCTGTGGGGGCGCCCGGTGCACTGCTTCGGTATGCCCTTCTATGCGGGCTGGGGGCTGACGCAGGACCGACTGAGGCCACCGGAGCGACGCACGGCCCGGCCGGGGCTGGAGGCGCTGGTGCACGCCGCTCTGATCGCCGGCAGCCGCTGCCTTGATCCCCACAGCCTTCAGCCTGCGCCGATCGAGGATCTGATGCGGGCCATCGGTCTGCAACGGCGTCTGCAGAGCCAGCCCGCCGCCCGGCTGGAGGCCTTCGGCTTCACCCCCTGGAAGCAGCGCAATCTGCGGCGGTTCCTGGCGGGAAGCACGCTGCGATTCCGGTTGCCTCGGGCACGTCCCGGTCGCTGGGCCGAGGCGGTGGCTGTCTGGGGCCGGCGAGCCCGGCCACGGCTGCTGGCGGCCGTCGAGGCCCGGGGGCTGCCGCTGTTGCAGGTGGAGGACGGTTTCCTGCGCTCGGTGGGCCTCGGTGCCGAGCTGATCGATCCGATCTCGTGGGTGGTGGATCAGAGCGGCATTTACTACGACGCCACCTCCCCCAGTGACCTGGAGGCGGTGCTGGCGACCGGCCATTGGACCGAGCCGCAGCTGTCGCGCGCGGCAGCGTTGCGGCAGCGGCTGGTGGCCGAGGCGATCACCAAATACAACCTCAGCGATGCCCCCTGGCAACGGCCGGCGGCGGCGCAGCGGGTGGTGCTGGTGGTGGGGCAGGTGGAAACCGATGCCTCGATCCGCTTCGGTGCTCCCGAGCTGCGCAGCAACCTGGCCCTGCTGCAGGCGGTGCGGCAAGCGGAACCGGAGGCCTATCTCGTGTACAAACCGCATCCGGATGTGGTGGCGGGGCTGTGCCGGGCCGGCGCCGGCGAGGACCAGAGCCGGAGCTATTGCGACGCCGTGCTCACGGGCGGTTCGATCCAGCAGCTGTTCAGCCAGGTGGATGCCCTGCATGTGCTCACCTCACTGGCTGGGTTCGAGGCGCTGCTGCGCGGGTTGGAGGTGCACTGCTGGGGGCTGCCGTTCTACGCCGGCTGGGGGCTGACGCAGGACCGCCTGGCCTGCTCTCGCCGGGGCCGTTTGCTGCCCCTCGACGCCCTCGTCCATGCCGCCCTGATCGCCTACCCCCGCTATGTGAGTCGCCGCAGCGGCTGGTTCATCGAACCGGAGCAGGCCATCGATGAGCTGCTGGCCTGGCGGGACGGCCCGCCGCCGCGTCAAACGCTGGTGCAGGCCCTGTTCCGCCACTGGGGGCGGCTGCGGCGTCGCTAG
- a CDS encoding acyl carrier protein, translating into MGEACPDKQELQERLIEILHRISGTDPAAITPDARLMEDVGIDSLGFYEILIEADTCFGIRIKEEELLRFRTVSDILDHLETLELRPPHAETA; encoded by the coding sequence TTGGGTGAGGCGTGCCCTGACAAGCAGGAGCTGCAGGAACGTCTGATCGAGATCCTGCATCGCATCTCCGGCACTGATCCGGCTGCCATCACTCCGGATGCACGGCTGATGGAGGACGTGGGCATTGATTCCCTCGGTTTCTACGAAATCCTGATCGAGGCCGACACCTGTTTCGGCATCCGCATCAAGGAGGAGGAGCTGCTGCGATTCCGCACGGTTTCAGACATCCTCGATCACCTGGAAACGCTGGAGCTGCGGCCTCCCCATGCCGAAACCGCCTGA
- a CDS encoding DUF6716 putative glycosyltransferase, producing the protein MAAAADKRLAGRTVAAVACFDSFGKMAMTLLAACRRQGADTTLHLLEINNRALSRRQRLEIRRTDPRTRIEKHRWNEFRQLTRAMAGNVDVLVLGLDGRRSRDALLMLAAEWKETSRRPLLVSAYPGILFRFALEGMLDRSGVDLLCLNSNQDLELYQQGCRALGQDSGNAVVTGLPILWRVPQHQPPPDRPSIVFFEQPSIPVHPLQRHFLCQELKHLAEAWPEHPVIFKPRTSSIESTLHRRHGEMAGVIDRMSETVPNLELSFKPATRLLRHCGCAITVSSTAALEAMAMGVSTRIVGDLGVTETLGNHFFAASGAVAEFASIRSDPFSVTHDPLWLQQQGFQADGADRFVNALQERLAHGLPALPRGGTGPASWGSRSWQRYAVSEGGRRMLSSGGARSSQRKRHQTRNLLRRLRDGLVGFGWLSKLLRER; encoded by the coding sequence ATGGCCGCTGCAGCCGACAAGCGCCTGGCCGGCCGCACCGTCGCTGCTGTGGCCTGCTTCGACTCGTTCGGAAAGATGGCGATGACCCTGCTGGCGGCCTGCCGGCGCCAGGGGGCGGACACGACGCTTCACCTGCTGGAGATCAACAACCGGGCCCTGTCCAGACGGCAGCGTCTGGAGATCCGCCGCACGGATCCGCGCACCCGCATCGAGAAGCACCGCTGGAACGAATTCCGCCAGCTCACCCGTGCGATGGCAGGAAACGTCGATGTGCTGGTGCTGGGGCTGGATGGCCGCCGCAGCCGGGATGCCCTGCTGATGCTCGCTGCGGAGTGGAAGGAGACGAGCCGTCGCCCCCTGCTGGTGAGTGCCTATCCCGGCATCCTGTTCCGCTTTGCCCTCGAGGGCATGCTCGACCGCTCCGGCGTCGATCTGCTGTGCCTCAACAGCAACCAGGATCTGGAGCTCTACCAACAGGGTTGCCGCGCCCTGGGCCAGGACAGCGGCAATGCCGTGGTCACCGGACTGCCGATCCTGTGGAGAGTGCCGCAGCATCAGCCCCCTCCGGATCGCCCCTCGATCGTCTTCTTCGAGCAGCCCTCGATCCCCGTGCACCCGCTGCAGCGCCACTTCCTGTGCCAGGAGCTGAAACACCTGGCGGAGGCCTGGCCGGAGCATCCGGTGATCTTCAAGCCGCGCACCTCCAGCATCGAGAGCACCCTGCATCGGCGCCACGGCGAAATGGCGGGGGTGATCGACCGGATGTCAGAGACGGTGCCGAACCTGGAGCTCAGTTTCAAACCGGCCACCCGCCTGCTGCGCCACTGCGGCTGTGCCATCACCGTGTCGTCCACCGCGGCCCTGGAAGCGATGGCGATGGGGGTAAGCACGCGCATCGTTGGTGACCTTGGTGTCACCGAAACCCTCGGCAACCACTTCTTTGCCGCCTCCGGCGCCGTGGCGGAGTTCGCCTCAATCCGCAGCGACCCCTTCAGCGTGACCCATGACCCCCTGTGGCTCCAGCAGCAGGGCTTTCAGGCGGATGGCGCCGACCGCTTCGTCAACGCCCTGCAGGAACGCCTGGCACACGGCCTGCCCGCCCTGCCCAGGGGGGGCACCGGTCCAGCCAGCTGGGGCAGCCGCAGCTGGCAGCGCTACGCCGTGAGCGAAGGCGGACGCCGCATGCTCAGCAGCGGCGGCGCCCGCTCCAGCCAGCGCAAACGCCATCAGACCCGTAATCTCCTGCGACGCTTGCGCGATGGGTTGGTGGGCTTCGGCTGGCTGTCGAAACTGCTGCGGGAACGATGA
- a CDS encoding DUF6716 putative glycosyltransferase has product MSRPFRLLLIGDSDSQLLACESLCRFPVELAVEVTINAIPRNGTPAPILKRAQALGRLWRHEMGQLLTHPELMQFDAIGVFLTGSKISDFRLALGLLPASERPLLFCGFNGVVLEKFMEGMSWRLGYDLICLSGERDREALERMVASTPFLRQQTVLTGLGRSTPATSPLPNDDRPRRLVFAEQVVMPAAARDRAEMVRILAELARRSPDWEVLIKPRIAPDEATFHASDSHISSTLMQTLGHPPANLQLDYRPLPELLRHARLMATVSSTAFFDALDHGCRPVVMADFGIAPSSGSHVFAGSGVWRALAEVEDLDALDQELPLPDPTWLAWMGYGTDAGPAALIRALQALKQDPPAVINESPGHMSNANLSFTQLRRSAEEAIVAKNWEEARSLLMLATLLRPKHRNAARRLWAVQWPNRLMRRLLVAITYRDVG; this is encoded by the coding sequence GTGAGCCGTCCGTTCCGCCTTCTGCTGATCGGTGACAGCGACAGCCAGCTGCTGGCCTGCGAATCGCTGTGCCGCTTCCCGGTCGAGCTCGCCGTGGAGGTCACGATCAATGCCATCCCCCGGAATGGAACCCCCGCGCCGATTCTCAAGCGGGCGCAGGCGCTGGGGCGTCTGTGGCGCCATGAGATGGGTCAGCTGCTCACCCATCCGGAGCTGATGCAGTTCGATGCCATCGGGGTGTTCCTGACGGGCAGCAAGATCAGCGACTTCCGTCTGGCCCTCGGGCTGCTCCCCGCCAGCGAGCGGCCGCTGCTGTTCTGTGGCTTCAACGGCGTGGTGCTGGAGAAGTTCATGGAAGGCATGAGCTGGCGGCTTGGCTACGACCTGATCTGCCTCAGCGGCGAACGCGACCGGGAGGCGCTGGAGAGGATGGTGGCCAGCACCCCGTTCCTGCGGCAGCAGACCGTGCTCACCGGCCTGGGACGCAGCACCCCAGCCACATCGCCGTTGCCCAACGATGACCGCCCCCGCCGCCTGGTGTTCGCCGAGCAGGTGGTGATGCCGGCTGCTGCGCGCGACCGAGCCGAGATGGTGCGGATCCTGGCCGAACTGGCCCGCCGCTCCCCCGACTGGGAGGTGCTGATCAAACCGCGCATCGCGCCCGACGAGGCCACCTTCCACGCCAGCGACTCCCACATCAGCAGCACCCTGATGCAGACCCTGGGCCACCCCCCGGCCAATCTGCAGCTGGATTACCGCCCGCTGCCGGAGCTGCTCAGGCACGCCCGGTTGATGGCGACCGTTTCATCCACCGCGTTCTTCGATGCCCTCGACCATGGGTGCCGCCCGGTGGTGATGGCGGATTTCGGCATTGCTCCCTCCAGCGGCAGCCACGTGTTCGCCGGCAGTGGGGTGTGGCGGGCGCTGGCGGAGGTGGAGGATCTCGACGCCCTGGATCAGGAGCTGCCCCTGCCGGACCCGACCTGGCTGGCCTGGATGGGCTACGGCACCGACGCGGGGCCGGCTGCGCTGATCCGCGCGCTGCAGGCGCTGAAGCAGGACCCTCCTGCCGTGATCAACGAGAGTCCTGGCCACATGAGCAATGCCAATCTCAGCTTCACCCAGCTGCGGCGCAGCGCTGAGGAGGCCATCGTGGCGAAGAACTGGGAGGAAGCCCGCAGCCTTCTGATGCTCGCCACCCTGCTGCGCCCGAAGCACCGCAACGCGGCGCGGCGCCTCTGGGCGGTGCAGTGGCCCAACCGACTGATGAGGCGCCTTCTCGTGGCCATCACCTACAGGGATGTGGGGTAA
- a CDS encoding DUF6716 putative glycosyltransferase, translating into MTIVLISDGGAEQHACRLLADRLEQQGQPCLTIGAPAPGWHSPWPAVRPQLEIPADALLGTTLLEEATAIGLFLQDTDQLDRLVHGYRELCRHRGRKPAPVFSGPLAPVVGDKLISELSSRHLCDLVLLHGERQRQEAAAMRFNWPASLKAPPLVCGGFWFMPERPHLGCLSGGLSTPPYSLLVLAQQSIPTQIGAKSQMLRQLIRWAEASPQWRVVIQRDHAWNDDEPWIPFYEPEDWTLPPNLGFGEPGQMLTLLSNCTACAGVSSPWLFTAMAWGRRAMVIGDFGIHSSQGTSGFFGSGAMHRLRSIHQLDQLLDLPKPSQSWLESMGWAVHDGPARLRRALKEITP; encoded by the coding sequence ATGACGATCGTTCTGATCAGCGACGGCGGCGCCGAGCAGCATGCCTGCCGCCTGCTGGCCGACCGTCTCGAACAGCAGGGGCAGCCCTGCCTCACCATCGGCGCTCCCGCACCCGGATGGCACAGCCCCTGGCCGGCGGTGCGGCCCCAGCTGGAGATCCCTGCCGATGCCCTGCTGGGCACCACCCTGCTGGAAGAGGCGACCGCCATCGGCCTGTTTCTGCAGGACACCGACCAGCTCGATCGGCTCGTGCATGGCTACCGAGAGCTCTGCCGCCACCGAGGCAGGAAACCGGCCCCGGTGTTCAGCGGGCCGCTGGCGCCCGTGGTGGGCGACAAGCTGATCAGCGAACTCTCCAGCCGCCACCTCTGCGACCTGGTGCTGCTGCATGGCGAGCGGCAGCGGCAGGAAGCGGCCGCCATGCGTTTCAACTGGCCGGCGTCCTTGAAGGCACCACCGCTGGTCTGCGGTGGCTTCTGGTTCATGCCGGAGCGCCCGCACCTGGGCTGCCTCAGCGGTGGACTCAGCACCCCCCCCTACAGCCTGCTGGTGCTCGCACAGCAGAGCATCCCCACCCAGATCGGGGCCAAGTCGCAGATGCTGCGGCAGCTGATCCGGTGGGCGGAGGCATCCCCGCAATGGCGTGTGGTGATCCAGCGCGACCATGCCTGGAACGACGACGAACCCTGGATTCCCTTCTATGAACCGGAGGACTGGACGCTGCCGCCCAACCTGGGCTTCGGGGAACCGGGCCAGATGCTGACCCTGCTGTCGAACTGCACCGCCTGTGCCGGCGTCAGTTCCCCCTGGCTGTTCACGGCGATGGCCTGGGGCCGGCGCGCCATGGTGATCGGCGATTTCGGCATCCACTCCAGTCAGGGCACCAGCGGCTTCTTCGGCAGTGGCGCCATGCACCGGCTGCGCTCCATCCATCAGCTGGACCAGCTGCTGGATCTGCCGAAGCCCAGTCAGAGCTGGCTGGAATCGATGGGCTGGGCCGTGCACGACGGGCCGGCGCGGTTGCGCCGCGCCCTAAAGGAGATCACACCGTGA